A single window of Sphingobacterium sp. ML3W DNA harbors:
- a CDS encoding helix-turn-helix domain-containing protein, with translation MENTDYQIDNFSNKIADNLNVLINSFFDGQAKKLAEKLNVSKSTMSHLTSAHRLPKFHDVIKLYQLGISADFLIGGKGPQLLFGSDNLEEAQIAYSNSFDIEIKDDKMATTLNHSSIATFKTIENHDLDVGGIYYVKRQLGSPFIARLTGQNQWVFDNSNYKEFEYMVSEADQVAKLIKAVNYHFPTK, from the coding sequence ATGGAAAATACTGATTATCAAATAGATAATTTTTCAAATAAAATTGCTGACAACCTAAATGTTCTAATAAATTCATTTTTTGATGGACAAGCGAAGAAATTAGCAGAAAAATTAAATGTTTCAAAATCGACTATGTCACACCTCACCTCTGCGCATAGACTTCCAAAATTTCATGATGTTATTAAGTTATATCAGTTGGGTATATCGGCTGATTTTCTAATAGGTGGAAAAGGCCCACAATTATTATTTGGATCTGATAATCTTGAAGAGGCGCAGATTGCCTACTCTAATAGTTTTGATATTGAAATTAAAGACGACAAGATGGCTACAACGTTAAATCACAGTTCTATAGCCACATTTAAAACAATTGAAAATCATGACCTAGATGTTGGAGGAATCTATTATGTAAAAAGACAATTAGGTTCACCATTTATCGCTAGATTAACCGGACAAAATCAATGGGTCTTTGATAATTCAAACTATAAGGAATTTGAATATATGGTTAGTGAAGCCGATCAAGTTGCAAAATTAATAAAGGCAGTAAACTATCATTTCCCAACAAAATGA
- a CDS encoding helix-turn-helix domain-containing protein: MNLNKANIFKEIGSRLRKAREMKDMTATEVAAKIGLQKTAFSHFENGTNMPKLWIFLQLCAIYEVNPSYILCLDDTSTISKQKIEKLFKI, encoded by the coding sequence ATGAATTTAAATAAAGCAAATATTTTTAAAGAAATTGGTTCTAGGCTTAGAAAAGCCCGGGAGATGAAAGACATGACAGCCACAGAAGTTGCTGCTAAAATAGGTCTTCAAAAAACGGCATTCTCGCACTTTGAAAACGGCACTAACATGCCAAAACTCTGGATATTTTTACAATTATGTGCAATTTATGAAGTCAATCCCTCATATATATTGTGCTTGGATGATACATCTACAATAAGTAAACAAAAAATAGAAAAACTATTTAAAATATAG
- a CDS encoding YciI family protein, with protein MKEFALIFRLKDISDFRPSPEQMQERMNWLAGIASQNKLTDKGNTFLPNVGSAKTVKPNNVVTDGACTEIKEFISGYVLIKADTIDEAVEIAKGNPIFDQVGGNIEVREVLKRD; from the coding sequence ATGAAAGAATTTGCATTAATTTTCAGATTAAAAGACATTTCCGATTTCAGACCCTCGCCCGAGCAAATGCAGGAACGTATGAATTGGTTAGCAGGAATTGCTTCACAAAACAAATTAACTGACAAAGGCAACACGTTTCTACCAAATGTAGGAAGTGCCAAAACCGTAAAACCCAACAACGTAGTAACAGATGGTGCTTGCACCGAAATCAAAGAATTTATCAGCGGATACGTTCTGATAAAAGCCGATACCATTGATGAAGCGGTAGAAATCGCAAAAGGCAATCCGATTTTTGACCAGGTAGGAGGAAACATTGAAGTGAGAGAAGTTTTGAAACGGGATTAA
- a CDS encoding sigma-70 family RNA polymerase sigma factor, with translation MDDLKQFNKKLFPYAYNILGNIDDSQDIIQDVFIRYNEKDVSSISNQNAYLIKAVINQAINLKKKNDRERQKKFILPEPIVTNQGENNIELDEILNYSMLVLLDTLNIKERAVFLLKEAFDYDHDEIAEILTISIDNSRQLLTRAKKKLKLRKPDILPSSTKDRLHLEKYVETIRKGDVKTLEQMLSDEVRVLADAGSKLKVIAQLTSGIEDTVKLMTYVFEYYQKDLEIKIEEINHQPALLFYRGTTLINCQIFELNPDGKVTSIFSVVDPDKLLKI, from the coding sequence ATGGACGATTTGAAACAATTTAACAAAAAACTATTTCCTTATGCTTACAACATCTTGGGGAATATTGACGATAGCCAAGACATCATTCAGGATGTTTTTATACGTTATAATGAAAAAGATGTCAGTTCAATTTCCAATCAAAATGCGTATCTGATAAAAGCCGTAATTAACCAGGCTATAAATCTAAAAAAGAAAAACGACAGAGAAAGGCAAAAAAAATTCATATTACCTGAACCAATCGTTACCAATCAAGGCGAAAACAACATTGAATTAGACGAGATACTCAACTATTCAATGTTGGTTTTACTTGACACTTTGAATATAAAAGAAAGAGCCGTGTTTCTGCTAAAAGAAGCGTTCGATTACGATCACGATGAAATAGCGGAAATATTAACCATTTCTATAGACAATTCCCGCCAACTACTCACAAGGGCTAAAAAGAAATTGAAGTTGCGGAAGCCCGACATCCTTCCATCGTCCACAAAAGATAGATTACATTTAGAGAAATATGTGGAAACAATCCGTAAGGGTGACGTCAAAACTTTGGAACAAATGCTATCTGATGAGGTCAGGGTTTTGGCTGACGCTGGAAGCAAATTAAAAGTCATTGCTCAATTAACTTCGGGAATTGAAGACACAGTTAAGCTGATGACGTATGTGTTTGAATACTATCAAAAAGACCTTGAAATAAAAATCGAAGAAATCAACCATCAACCTGCATTACTGTTTTACCGAGGTACAACCTTGATAAACTGTCAGATATTTGAGTTAAACCCGGACGGAAAAGTCACCAGTATTTTTTCTGTAGTTGACCCAGATAAACTGTTGAAAATTTAA
- a CDS encoding nuclear transport factor 2 family protein has translation MITKNDILTLENQLYEAMKSSNLQILDKLLHNDLLFIVPSGETITKEMDLETYRNGNLKIVELIPTVEQLNIIDDLAVITLKMKLKGNYNSQPFEAQYRYIRFWKNFSDGIKVVGGSGISI, from the coding sequence ATGATAACAAAAAACGATATCCTAACTCTTGAAAACCAGCTTTACGAAGCTATGAAAAGTAGTAACTTACAAATACTCGATAAACTATTGCACAATGATTTACTTTTCATCGTCCCAAGTGGTGAAACCATTACCAAAGAAATGGATTTAGAAACCTATCGTAATGGCAATCTAAAAATAGTTGAACTTATTCCAACAGTTGAACAGTTAAATATTATAGATGATTTAGCAGTTATTACGTTGAAAATGAAATTAAAAGGGAATTATAACAGTCAGCCATTTGAAGCCCAATATAGATATATTCGCTTTTGGAAAAATTTCTCCGATGGAATAAAAGTTGTAGGCGGAAGCGGTATTTCGATTTAA
- a CDS encoding class I SAM-dependent methyltransferase, translating to MAEFWEEAFKDKQEMWGFEPAISAVLTKDFFVKNGVTNILIAGIGYGRNAQIFRENGIEVTGIEISKTAIELAWKHYGTEMIIHHGSVSDMPFDNNQYDGIFCYALIHLLDYNERAKLISDCYNQLAENGYMVFTTITKKAQTYGQGKQISKDRFEMFGGVKMFFYDKETIQEEFGKTGLFEITEVAENYPFYLIKCQKINTAK from the coding sequence GCAGAATTTTGGGAAGAAGCATTTAAGGATAAACAAGAAATGTGGGGCTTTGAACCCGCTATATCTGCTGTATTGACCAAAGATTTCTTTGTAAAGAATGGAGTGACAAATATACTCATTGCGGGTATCGGTTACGGACGTAATGCACAAATTTTCAGAGAGAATGGAATTGAAGTGACGGGAATCGAAATTTCGAAAACGGCAATTGAGTTAGCATGGAAACATTACGGAACAGAAATGATAATTCATCACGGTTCTGTATCTGATATGCCTTTTGACAACAACCAATATGACGGTATTTTTTGTTACGCTTTAATTCACTTATTAGACTACAATGAAAGAGCGAAACTTATTTCTGATTGCTACAATCAATTAGCAGAAAACGGTTATATGGTTTTTACCACCATTACCAAAAAAGCGCAAACTTATGGACAAGGTAAACAAATTAGCAAAGATCGTTTTGAAATGTTTGGTGGTGTTAAAATGTTCTTTTATGATAAGGAAACAATACAAGAGGAATTTGGTAAGACAGGACTATTTGAAATTACAGAAGTAGCCGAAAATTATCCTTTCTACCTTATAAAATGCCAGAAAATAAATACCGCTAAGTAG